TGGAGTGAAATATATATGGGTAAGAAAAAATTAATTTTGGCGGGAATTGTCTCAGCAGGAGTATTGGGAACAGCTGTAGTAACGAATTTGCCTAGCATTTTTGCTGAAGCAAGTGAAGAAACTACTCAAGCTGCAGAAACGACACAAAGTGATGCCGGTGCACAAAAAGCAAATCCGACTGCTGAAGAAAAATTAGCCCAAAAACTTGAAGAGTTGAAAAAACAAAAAGAAGAAGTTGAAGAATTAGTGGCTGAAGTAAATGATGCCGTTGATAAAGCAACTCAAAAACTAGAACAAGCAAAAGAAGAGTTGGAACAAGCAAAAGCAGAAGGAAAACCTCAAAGCGAAATCACCGCTTTAGAAGAAAAAGTGAAAGAAGCTCAAACAGACTACGATGACACAGTTGCTCAAGCAGAGTCAGATTTAGCTGGTTTCCAAAAAGAAATGGAAGACATTGATAAAGAAGTTGCGAAGGTTGAAGAAGAGTTGAAGAAATTGGATCCTCAAGCTAATACAACAACACAAGCGCCAACGACAGAAGCTACAACAGTTGTGACAACGCAAGCGCCAACGACAGAAGCTACAACCGCTGTGACAACGCAAGCACCAACGACAGAAGCTACAACACAAGCACCAACGACTGAGGTTACAACCGCTGTGACAACACAGGCGCCAACGACAGAAACTACAACAGTTGCGACAACACAAGCACCAACGACTCAGGCTACAACAGTTGCGACAACACAAGCGCCAACGACACAAGCTACAACGGTTGCGACAACACAAGCATCAACAACACAAGCTGTAACAACAGTAGCTACATCAGCAGTAACGACACAAACAAATGCGGGGAATGCACAAAACTCTGATGCTAATGCTGCGGTTAATGCACAAAATGGACAAGTAACTTCTGCCTCTGACGCTAAAGAAGCAAAAGTTCCAGGTGCTCAAGTAAAATCTGAACAAGCAGAAACATTACCAAATACAGGTACAACATCAAATAATACTTTAGTGGCTGCAGTAGTTGCGATTGTAGCTGGATTTGGAACAATCTTTGGGTTCAGAAAAGCTAAAGAAGAAAAATAATTTTTCATTTACCTAAATTTAATCACTCATGCAAGCTCTTAGATACCTTCGATTCAGTGTGTCTAAGAGTTTGTTTTTTTGAGAA
This Granulicatella adiacens ATCC 49175 DNA region includes the following protein-coding sequences:
- a CDS encoding LPXTG cell wall anchor domain-containing protein; the encoded protein is MGKKKLILAGIVSAGVLGTAVVTNLPSIFAEASEETTQAAETTQSDAGAQKANPTAEEKLAQKLEELKKQKEEVEELVAEVNDAVDKATQKLEQAKEELEQAKAEGKPQSEITALEEKVKEAQTDYDDTVAQAESDLAGFQKEMEDIDKEVAKVEEELKKLDPQANTTTQAPTTEATTVVTTQAPTTEATTAVTTQAPTTEATTQAPTTEVTTAVTTQAPTTETTTVATTQAPTTQATTVATTQAPTTQATTVATTQASTTQAVTTVATSAVTTQTNAGNAQNSDANAAVNAQNGQVTSASDAKEAKVPGAQVKSEQAETLPNTGTTSNNTLVAAVVAIVAGFGTIFGFRKAKEEK